One window of the Gemmatimonadota bacterium genome contains the following:
- a CDS encoding peptide ABC transporter substrate-binding protein yields the protein MRPAVLLTTGLALAMLGIVVYTGIPDAQVRNAVGRVMPADAAPLDRQIFRFLNDEPTNLDIGVAIYEVGGIVFLFERLTMLDHNNRVIPGAATRWTANEDQTKWTFHMRPGARWSDGRPVTAHDFEYSYKRMLDPASGSGYAFFYYNIKGARAFNTGQTDDPNAVGVYAVDDMTLVIETDGPCPYLPMIAAFFTSIPVPRWQVERFGPRWASDENVVSNSSYKVENWRIGERLTLSLDPYYNGPIKGYLSEIHSMFRSRISTGLLSYENDELDLVQIDVRDLSRIEGDPVLSGQLHKYMDFNALYLFFRTREGVFSDHRVRKAISHAIDRDALCNIVLRGTALPAYTMLPPGFPGYSGDELKDVQRYDPELARSLLAEAGYQGGRGFPSVDIWLRNDPNRIMAAEAISGMLSNNLGLRVGVRNMEPRVYSEAMAQYRIDLSLIPFQYDFPDPHNLLGMVWHSQPVGAGRHDWMNEEFDRLVDDAARETNEERRFEMYNEAERILVEDVGGVFLYHDYFLQLRKPWLAGWKKDSTGQEPFFIDNSTITDLYIRR from the coding sequence ATGAGACCCGCAGTCCTTTTGACCACAGGGCTGGCCCTTGCTATGCTCGGAATCGTGGTATACACCGGAATCCCGGATGCCCAGGTGCGCAACGCAGTCGGTCGAGTCATGCCCGCGGACGCGGCGCCGCTCGATCGGCAGATTTTCCGCTTTCTGAATGACGAACCGACCAACCTGGACATCGGCGTGGCCATCTACGAGGTGGGCGGCATCGTCTTCCTCTTCGAACGCCTTACCATGCTGGACCACAACAATCGCGTGATCCCGGGCGCGGCTACCCGTTGGACGGCCAACGAGGACCAGACGAAGTGGACCTTCCACATGCGACCCGGCGCTCGGTGGAGCGACGGCCGACCGGTCACCGCCCACGACTTTGAATATAGCTACAAGCGCATGCTGGATCCCGCGTCGGGCAGTGGCTACGCCTTCTTCTACTACAACATCAAGGGCGCGCGGGCGTTCAATACCGGGCAGACCGACGACCCGAACGCGGTCGGCGTATACGCGGTGGACGATATGACCCTCGTGATCGAAACCGACGGGCCCTGCCCGTACCTGCCCATGATCGCCGCCTTCTTCACCTCGATCCCGGTCCCCCGTTGGCAGGTCGAGCGGTTCGGCCCCCGCTGGGCGTCGGACGAGAACGTCGTCAGCAATTCGTCCTACAAGGTGGAGAACTGGCGCATCGGCGAGCGCCTTACCCTGTCCCTCGATCCCTACTACAACGGCCCGATCAAGGGGTATTTGTCCGAGATCCATTCCATGTTCAGAAGCCGGATTAGCACCGGACTGCTTTCCTACGAGAACGACGAGCTGGACCTGGTGCAGATCGACGTGCGCGACCTCAGCCGGATCGAGGGGGACCCGGTGCTGAGCGGGCAGTTGCACAAGTACATGGACTTCAACGCGCTCTACCTGTTCTTCCGAACGCGCGAAGGCGTGTTCAGCGACCACCGGGTCCGAAAGGCCATCAGCCACGCCATAGATCGTGACGCCCTGTGCAACATCGTGCTCCGGGGTACGGCCCTGCCCGCGTACACCATGCTGCCGCCGGGCTTTCCGGGTTACTCGGGCGACGAACTCAAAGACGTCCAGCGGTACGATCCCGAACTGGCGCGCAGTCTCCTGGCCGAGGCCGGATATCAGGGCGGCCGGGGCTTTCCCTCCGTGGACATCTGGCTTCGCAACGATCCCAACCGCATCATGGCGGCCGAAGCGATATCGGGCATGCTGTCCAACAACCTGGGCCTCAGGGTGGGCGTGCGGAACATGGAGCCCCGGGTCTACAGCGAGGCTATGGCCCAGTACCGGATCGACCTCAGCCTGATCCCCTTCCAGTACGATTTCCCCGATCCCCATAATCTCCTCGGCATGGTCTGGCACTCCCAGCCCGTGGGCGCGGGACGCCACGATTGGATGAACGAGGAGTTCGACCGGCTGGTCGACGACGCGGCAAGGGAGACCAACGAGGAACGACGGTTCGAGATGTACAACGAGGCGGAACGGATCCTGGTGGAGGACGTAGGCGGCGTCTTCCTCTACCACGACTACTTCCTGCAGCTCCGCAAACCCTGGCTGGCGGGCTGGAAAAAGGACTCCACGGGCCAGGAACCCTTCTTCATCGACAACTCCACGATTACGGATCTGTATATACGGCGGTAA